One Chitinophaga sp. H8 DNA window includes the following coding sequences:
- a CDS encoding MarR family winged helix-turn-helix transcriptional regulator, which produces MSNPTDLKLQACMQKRPRSLLRLLSITKKDLDWRLTEKLQERGYPDFKLGDMVLLANIQPEGTINNDLAKKARISKQAMSKVVKNLEAAGYILTRKHEKDNRAVVIFLSEKGKKLMITVSECVDEIQEVYVSVIGEAENEALKNTLIKLITALHPEI; this is translated from the coding sequence ATGAGCAATCCAACAGATTTAAAGTTACAGGCATGTATGCAGAAGCGTCCACGGAGTCTGCTCCGTTTGCTAAGCATTACAAAAAAGGACCTGGATTGGCGGCTCACCGAGAAATTACAGGAAAGAGGATACCCTGATTTTAAACTGGGAGATATGGTTTTGTTAGCCAATATCCAGCCGGAGGGTACCATCAACAACGACCTGGCTAAAAAGGCCCGGATTTCCAAACAGGCCATGAGTAAAGTGGTCAAAAACCTGGAAGCAGCAGGTTATATCCTCACGCGGAAACATGAAAAGGACAACCGTGCAGTGGTCATATTCCTGAGTGAAAAAGGTAAAAAACTGATGATCACCGTATCTGAATGTGTAGATGAGATCCAGGAAGTATATGTGAGCGTAATCGGGGAAGCAGAAAATGAAGCACTGAAGAATACATTAATAAAACTGATCACGGCCCTGCACCCGGAGATTTAG
- a CDS encoding HlyD family secretion protein yields METTKTAPQKGRLMVRIIFLIILVLGGIFGFRQWNYARHHETTDNAQVEGFSAPVIARVAGYVDLVNVQDYGQVKKGDTLVNIDAEEYKIAVQQAEADYQQALADLLSAKASQLNAGANLRLVQANAQVALVKKDKADADLRRDQSLFNDQAITNRQLDDTKAGSLTHNKEYLAAQNQISLAQSSIEVAGTTIKKQEAIVASKKAMLDQARLKLSYTSLFANINGRIGKKNVEPGQYVQAGQALFTIVDDKGFYVVANFKETQLENIKVGQEAEIAVDSYPDLHIKGRVSDISRATGAKFSLLPPDNATGNFVKIVQRVPVKISIDNVGEYLNILRAGLSVDVALKY; encoded by the coding sequence ATGGAAACAACGAAGACAGCGCCCCAAAAGGGCAGGTTAATGGTCCGGATCATCTTTCTCATCATATTAGTACTGGGAGGCATTTTTGGCTTCCGTCAGTGGAATTATGCCCGTCATCATGAAACAACAGACAACGCCCAGGTAGAGGGCTTTTCTGCCCCCGTAATAGCCCGGGTAGCAGGTTATGTAGACCTGGTAAACGTACAGGATTACGGGCAGGTGAAAAAGGGGGATACCCTGGTCAATATTGACGCAGAGGAATATAAAATAGCCGTACAGCAGGCAGAAGCAGATTATCAGCAGGCCCTGGCCGACCTGTTATCAGCAAAAGCCTCGCAGCTGAACGCAGGTGCTAATCTCCGCCTGGTACAGGCTAATGCGCAGGTAGCCCTGGTAAAAAAGGACAAAGCGGATGCCGACCTGCGGAGAGATCAAAGCCTCTTTAATGATCAGGCTATCACCAATCGCCAGCTGGACGATACCAAAGCCGGGAGTCTTACCCACAACAAAGAATACCTGGCGGCACAAAATCAGATCAGCCTGGCACAGTCCAGCATAGAAGTAGCTGGTACCACTATTAAAAAACAGGAAGCCATCGTAGCCAGCAAAAAAGCCATGCTCGACCAGGCCAGACTGAAATTATCCTACACCTCCCTGTTTGCCAATATCAATGGCCGCATCGGTAAAAAGAATGTAGAACCCGGACAGTATGTACAGGCCGGACAAGCACTATTTACGATTGTGGATGACAAAGGCTTTTATGTAGTGGCCAATTTTAAAGAAACACAGCTGGAAAATATTAAAGTAGGACAGGAAGCAGAGATAGCGGTAGACAGTTATCCCGACCTGCACATCAAAGGGCGTGTAAGCGATATTTCCCGCGCCACCGGTGCTAAATTCTCCCTGCTTCCTCCGGATAATGCGACCGGCAATTTTGTGAAAATAGTACAGCGGGTACCCGTGAAGATCAGCATAGACAATGTAGGAGAATACCTCAATATCCTGCGTGCCGGTTTAAGTGTGGACGTGGCTTTAAAATATTAA
- a CDS encoding type II toxin-antitoxin system HigB family toxin, which yields MPQFLVKLKRKNKGNKFLCDEIDKLLKDLEEFKPTHFKLGDIRKDADCVHNDGFYFFNINIHRSLVLVDFDDEGEATIIWVGSHDEYERTFKNNKSTIERWLRQNGYIE from the coding sequence ATGCCCCAATTTCTTGTTAAACTTAAAAGAAAGAATAAAGGCAATAAATTTCTTTGTGATGAAATTGACAAACTTTTGAAGGATCTGGAGGAGTTTAAGCCAACGCATTTTAAGTTAGGTGATATACGAAAGGATGCTGACTGTGTTCATAACGATGGCTTTTACTTTTTTAACATTAATATTCACCGTTCTTTAGTGTTAGTAGACTTTGATGATGAAGGAGAAGCGACTATAATATGGGTTGGATCTCATGATGAATATGAACGAACTTTTAAAAACAATAAGTCAACAATTGAAAGGTGGCTTAGACAAAATGGTTATATAGAATAA
- a CDS encoding helix-turn-helix transcriptional regulator codes for MKTHMDIEKLIESGSIRNELDYERAMVADRKLRLLAKTSVHFKNLRTKLRDLIKVYENRVWSDENAVGNELIYQSDQAELIAEKERVFLEKRKKAIQHKLKDFNLTQEELGLLLGHKSKTHMSELINGIKPFTLQDLVIISKIFKIDIETLIPKFLPIDKIDRISATIEEINKPKLNEVKAQLFLAS; via the coding sequence ATGAAAACGCATATGGATATTGAAAAGCTTATTGAGTCTGGTTCTATAAGGAATGAATTAGATTATGAGCGGGCAATGGTTGCTGATCGTAAGTTGCGTCTGCTTGCAAAAACAAGCGTTCATTTTAAGAATTTGCGAACTAAATTGAGAGATTTAATTAAAGTATATGAGAATCGGGTTTGGAGTGATGAGAATGCTGTGGGAAATGAATTGATATATCAAAGTGATCAAGCTGAATTGATTGCTGAGAAAGAAAGGGTATTTCTTGAAAAAAGAAAAAAGGCGATTCAGCATAAATTGAAAGATTTTAATTTAACGCAGGAGGAATTAGGGTTGTTGCTTGGACATAAGAGCAAAACTCATATGTCTGAACTAATTAATGGAATTAAACCTTTTACGCTTCAGGATCTTGTTATTATTAGCAAGATATTCAAAATAGATATTGAGACATTAATTCCTAAATTTCTCCCAATAGATAAGATAGATAGGATTAGTGCAACAATTGAAGAAATTAATAAGCCTAAACTGAATGAAGTGAAGGCGCAACTCTTTCTTGCATCGTAG
- a CDS encoding glucoamylase family protein — protein sequence MIKIDFRFFSKTQYLTVNSQLLIAIKSIFRFFSKTQQLIAKSQQLIALCLLCSLPTMAQRKAAPLGDSALLTAVQHRTFNYFWKFGHPVSGLAPERTATPNVVTIGGSGFGVMVILVGIERGFITREEGVDRLLKIVNFLVKADSYHGMWAHWLDGTTGKTIAFSRKDDGADIVESAFMFQGLLCVRQYFSKDTPKENELRDKIGWLWNDAEWDWFTRGGQDVLYWHWSPNNGWSMNHPIKGYNECLITYVLAAASPKFAISPQVYHQGWAMSNTFFNGKTFYGITLPLGFDYGGPLFFAHYSFLGLDPHGLKDRYADYWEQNKNHTLINRQYCIENPKKYKGYSADCWGLTASDNHEFYSAHSPANDLGVITPTAALSSFPYTPEYSMQALKYFYNKVGDKLWGEYGFYDAFSETSNWYDHQYLAIDQGPIVVMIENYRTGLLWKLFMSCPEVKQGLQKLGFTSPAIKA from the coding sequence ATGATTAAAATTGATTTTCGCTTTTTCAGCAAAACACAATACCTGACAGTTAATAGCCAACTGCTAATAGCTATTAAATCAATCTTTCGCTTTTTCAGCAAAACACAACAGCTAATAGCTAAAAGCCAACAGCTAATAGCTTTATGTTTGCTCTGCTCCCTGCCCACCATGGCGCAGCGCAAAGCGGCGCCGTTGGGAGATTCAGCTTTGTTAACAGCCGTACAGCACCGTACGTTTAATTATTTCTGGAAGTTTGGACATCCCGTATCGGGGTTAGCACCGGAGCGTACAGCAACACCTAATGTGGTAACGATCGGAGGATCTGGATTTGGGGTGATGGTCATACTGGTAGGTATTGAAAGAGGGTTTATCACACGGGAAGAAGGGGTAGACCGGCTGCTGAAAATAGTGAACTTCCTGGTAAAGGCAGATAGCTATCACGGGATGTGGGCGCATTGGCTGGATGGTACCACCGGCAAAACCATTGCTTTTAGCCGGAAGGATGATGGGGCAGATATTGTGGAATCTGCGTTTATGTTTCAGGGATTGCTGTGCGTACGGCAATATTTTTCAAAGGATACACCCAAAGAAAATGAGCTGCGCGACAAGATCGGCTGGCTATGGAATGATGCGGAATGGGACTGGTTTACCCGCGGAGGGCAGGACGTGTTGTACTGGCACTGGTCGCCCAATAACGGCTGGAGCATGAACCATCCCATCAAAGGATATAATGAATGCCTGATCACCTATGTGCTCGCAGCGGCATCGCCGAAGTTTGCCATCAGTCCGCAGGTATATCATCAGGGATGGGCTATGAGCAATACCTTTTTTAACGGAAAGACTTTTTATGGCATTACCTTGCCCCTGGGATTTGATTATGGGGGGCCCCTGTTCTTTGCCCATTACTCTTTTCTGGGACTAGATCCCCACGGACTGAAAGACCGTTATGCCGATTACTGGGAACAGAATAAAAATCATACGCTGATCAACCGGCAGTACTGTATAGAAAACCCAAAAAAATACAAAGGCTACAGCGCCGATTGCTGGGGGCTTACCGCCAGCGATAACCATGAATTCTATAGTGCACATTCTCCTGCAAACGACCTCGGCGTGATTACGCCTACTGCTGCATTATCCTCTTTCCCTTATACACCGGAATATTCCATGCAGGCGCTGAAATATTTTTATAATAAAGTAGGTGATAAACTATGGGGAGAATATGGTTTTTATGATGCCTTCAGCGAAACCAGCAATTGGTACGATCATCAATACCTGGCCATCGACCAGGGTCCTATTGTGGTAATGATAGAGAACTACCGCACCGGCCTCCTCTGGAAATTATTTATGTCCTGCCCGGAAGTAAAACAAGGCTTGCAAAAACTGGGATTTACCAGTCCGGCTATAAAAGCGTGA
- a CDS encoding RagB/SusD family nutrient uptake outer membrane protein: MNTHSNIIWKVAGVGLIISLVIMSCKKYLEVAPQALIEEEAIKNDPQAAEALVTGVYNGLWNSGMHGFSYVGMTNIASDDADKGSNATDNADNVGTFDRLSMTPSVNALNDLWTGYFRGVVRANQALDKLPLSPAAEDVKKRLEGEVRFIRGLLYFDLVRFFGKLPKLDRVPATEEANSDKFQVRASVDSIYDFIISDLEFALANLPIKGAPGTQVGRATKGAAAGLLAKVFLYRQNYQRAFSLSDSIVTQKLGDYGLLDDYASIWRETGANGRESLFEVQTGINANCDGAIGSYVVCQGPRAGGKGGWADLGWGFGGPSQSLIDAYEPGDKRKAATVIFINPGGTVLWDGFRIPGKDSVENLRYNYKAYHSRGAEKNCGKVDYLPKNLRILRFGEIKLIHAEAALAIGNAGAAIKDISDLRIRAGFPTGVTSVTRETIWKERRVEMAMEHDRFFDLVRQNKIVPGRAASEFAKDGKVFTANKNEIFPIPQQQIDLSQGKMDQNEGYN; this comes from the coding sequence ATGAACACACATAGCAATATTATATGGAAAGTGGCCGGGGTAGGGTTGATCATCAGCCTGGTGATTATGTCCTGCAAAAAATACCTGGAAGTAGCGCCACAGGCATTGATAGAAGAAGAGGCCATCAAAAATGATCCCCAGGCAGCAGAAGCGCTGGTAACCGGCGTGTATAACGGGTTGTGGAATAGCGGGATGCATGGCTTCTCTTATGTGGGGATGACCAACATCGCTTCCGACGATGCTGATAAAGGAAGTAATGCTACTGATAATGCGGATAATGTGGGAACCTTCGATAGGCTGTCGATGACCCCCAGCGTAAATGCTTTAAATGATTTGTGGACCGGTTATTTCCGGGGAGTGGTACGGGCTAATCAGGCATTGGATAAATTGCCGCTCAGCCCGGCTGCTGAAGATGTGAAAAAGCGCCTGGAGGGAGAAGTACGTTTTATAAGAGGATTGCTGTATTTTGACCTGGTGCGTTTCTTTGGCAAGCTGCCCAAGCTGGACCGGGTACCTGCCACAGAGGAAGCGAATAGTGATAAGTTCCAGGTGCGGGCCAGCGTAGACAGTATTTACGATTTCATTATTTCCGACCTGGAATTTGCGCTGGCCAACCTGCCCATAAAAGGCGCTCCCGGTACACAGGTGGGCAGAGCCACAAAGGGCGCCGCTGCCGGGTTGCTGGCCAAGGTATTTCTGTACCGCCAGAACTACCAGCGGGCATTCAGCCTGTCGGATTCTATTGTTACCCAAAAGCTGGGCGACTATGGCCTGCTGGATGATTACGCCAGCATCTGGCGCGAAACAGGGGCCAACGGAAGGGAATCCCTGTTTGAAGTACAAACGGGTATCAATGCCAACTGTGACGGCGCTATCGGTTCCTATGTAGTATGCCAGGGACCCCGTGCGGGCGGCAAAGGCGGATGGGCTGATCTGGGATGGGGATTTGGCGGGCCTTCCCAAAGCCTGATTGATGCCTACGAACCAGGCGACAAAAGAAAGGCTGCTACCGTGATTTTTATCAATCCTGGTGGCACCGTACTATGGGATGGTTTCCGTATACCCGGTAAGGATAGTGTGGAAAACCTCCGCTATAATTACAAGGCTTATCATAGCCGGGGAGCGGAGAAAAATTGCGGTAAAGTGGATTACCTGCCTAAAAATCTGCGGATATTGCGCTTTGGCGAAATAAAACTGATCCATGCAGAAGCCGCTTTAGCCATCGGTAATGCAGGTGCTGCTATCAAAGATATCAGTGACCTCCGCATCCGCGCAGGATTCCCTACAGGCGTAACCTCCGTTACCAGAGAAACTATCTGGAAAGAAAGAAGGGTGGAAATGGCAATGGAACATGACCGCTTCTTTGACCTTGTCCGTCAGAATAAAATTGTTCCGGGCCGCGCTGCCAGCGAATTTGCGAAAGATGGTAAAGTATTTACTGCCAACAAAAACGAAATATTCCCCATCCCCCAGCAACAGATCGATCTGAGCCAAGGTAAGATGGACCAGAATGAGGGATATAATTAA